In Candidatus Pelagibacter sp. RS39, the following proteins share a genomic window:
- the trxB gene encoding thioredoxin-disulfide reductase — MSQNPTKHTKVLIIGSGPAGYTAAVYAARAMLNPILVYGSEPGGQLTTTTDVENFPGFADVIQGPWLMDQMKEQAKTVGTEMIEDHISSVNLKTTPFEAVGDTGQKYTADSIIISTGAQARWLNIKSEQEFRGFGVSACATCDGFFFKDKEVAVVGGGNAAVEEAMFLTKFASKVKLIHRRDSLRAEKMLQKKLMENKKIEIIWDTVVEDVIGDKDPKNVKGIKVKNVKTNKIDEIKLDGVFIAIGHDPATKLFKDQLSMDNEGYLITKPDSTETNVPGVYAAGDVKDKTFRQAVTAAGMGCMAALEAEKFLSH; from the coding sequence ATGAGTCAAAATCCAACTAAACACACAAAAGTGTTAATAATTGGGTCTGGTCCTGCTGGATACACTGCTGCAGTTTATGCGGCAAGAGCAATGTTAAATCCGATTTTAGTTTACGGATCAGAGCCAGGAGGCCAACTAACTACAACAACAGATGTTGAAAACTTTCCTGGATTTGCTGATGTAATTCAGGGTCCATGGCTTATGGATCAAATGAAAGAGCAAGCAAAAACAGTTGGTACAGAAATGATTGAAGATCATATTAGTTCAGTAAATTTAAAAACAACACCTTTTGAGGCTGTAGGTGACACTGGTCAAAAATATACTGCTGATAGTATAATAATTTCCACAGGTGCCCAAGCTAGATGGTTAAATATTAAATCCGAACAAGAGTTTAGGGGATTTGGTGTATCAGCGTGTGCAACATGTGATGGTTTTTTCTTTAAAGATAAAGAAGTTGCTGTTGTAGGTGGAGGTAATGCGGCTGTTGAAGAAGCAATGTTTCTTACAAAATTTGCTTCAAAAGTAAAATTAATTCACAGAAGAGATAGTTTGAGAGCTGAAAAAATGCTTCAAAAAAAACTCATGGAAAATAAAAAAATTGAAATCATTTGGGATACAGTCGTTGAGGATGTAATTGGAGATAAAGATCCAAAAAATGTAAAAGGAATAAAAGTCAAAAATGTAAAAACAAATAAGATTGATGAAATAAAATTAGATGGTGTCTTCATTGCTATTGGTCATGACCCTGCAACTAAATTATTTAAAGATCAACTTAGCATGGATAATGAGGGTTATTTAATAACAAAACCAGATTCAACAGAAACTAATGTGCCAGGTGTTTATGCAGCCGGAGATGTTAAGGATAAAACATTTAGGCAAGCGGTAACTGCTGCTGGTATGGGATGTATGGCGGCACTAGAGGCTGAAAAGTTTTTATCTCATTGA
- a CDS encoding ADP-ribosylglycohydrolase family protein, producing the protein MKNNLHVFLGATVADAAARPLHWVYNQKKLSIYINGKKDFSFLKKNRSPFYNIKTGKVSGYNEIGQVMFNTLLEGHENIEKRFKKNILKDFGPGSKYWKNLKLRSKYKKVKDWRGMIKGPWIHQNIIETVKNIKLKKRISGGIKVNESDGFCATLPYFLYGFDFKSLEKIFKIVTVSKISFKYALAKFYLIDFALKGAKDPIKEFIKKFNRNPFFKKIVDDIKKIRKFKSKFNPATIKKLGMACSYPGTFNSSIYTIINSKNYKDAILKTIKAGGCNCSRANFTGAYFAALKGSNSIPNNWIKKTIPAKKVLNQK; encoded by the coding sequence GTGAAAAATAATCTCCATGTATTCTTAGGTGCCACAGTTGCAGATGCAGCAGCCAGGCCGTTACATTGGGTATATAATCAAAAAAAATTAAGTATTTATATTAATGGAAAAAAAGACTTTTCTTTCTTAAAAAAAAACAGAAGTCCTTTCTACAATATAAAAACTGGAAAAGTCTCTGGTTACAATGAAATTGGTCAAGTGATGTTTAATACACTACTGGAGGGACACGAAAATATAGAGAAACGTTTCAAAAAAAATATTCTTAAAGACTTTGGCCCTGGAAGTAAATATTGGAAAAATTTGAAACTGAGATCTAAATATAAAAAAGTCAAAGACTGGCGCGGTATGATTAAGGGGCCATGGATACATCAAAATATTATTGAGACGGTAAAAAACATTAAATTAAAAAAGAGGATTTCTGGTGGTATAAAAGTAAATGAGTCAGATGGTTTTTGTGCTACTCTTCCATATTTTCTCTATGGCTTTGATTTTAAAAGTTTAGAAAAAATTTTCAAAATTGTAACAGTTTCAAAAATAAGTTTTAAATATGCTCTAGCAAAATTTTATTTAATAGATTTTGCATTAAAGGGAGCTAAAGACCCAATCAAAGAATTCATTAAAAAATTCAACAGAAATCCTTTTTTTAAGAAAATTGTTGATGACATTAAAAAAATAAGAAAATTTAAATCAAAGTTTAATCCAGCCACCATAAAGAAATTGGGTATGGCTTGTAGCTATCCAGGAACTTTTAATAGCTCAATATATACAATCATCAATTCAAAAAATTATAAAGATGCTATTTTAAAAACGATAAAAGCTGGTGGGTGCAATTGTTCTAGAGCAAATTTTACTGGAGCATACTTTGCAGCTTTAAAAGGTTCAAATTCTATTCCAAATAACTGGATTAAAAAAACAATTCCAGCAAAAAAGGTTTTAAATCAAAAATAA
- a CDS encoding pyridoxal phosphate-dependent aminotransferase, with protein sequence MSIISASLKRIKPSPTIAVTQKARELRAAGKDVIGLGAGEPDFDTPENIKKAAIKAIKRGDTKYTAVDGTPELKKAIIKKFKRENKLNYSMEQITVGTGGKQVLYNAFMATLNKGDEVIIPAPFWVSYPDMVLLAGGKPKIIKCTEQEGFKLTPKKLKKVITKKTKWIILNSPSNPTGAGYSKKEIYDLAKILIRNKKIFILSDDIYEHVRYDNFNFFTIAQVSKLKDRTLTMNGVSKSYAMTGWRIGYAAGPKEIIKAIRKIQSQSTSNPSSISQAAAVEALNGKQGFIKTRAKAFKDRRNFVVKSLNSIKGISCLTPNGAFYVFPSCKRLLNKKTKLKTDTDFVQRLLEKQNVAVVQGSAFGLDGYFRISYATSMKNLKKAMLRIKSFCEALNK encoded by the coding sequence ATGAGCATAATATCAGCCAGTTTAAAAAGAATTAAGCCATCACCAACTATTGCTGTTACTCAGAAAGCTAGAGAATTAAGAGCAGCTGGAAAAGATGTAATAGGTTTAGGAGCAGGAGAGCCAGATTTCGACACACCAGAAAATATAAAAAAAGCTGCAATCAAAGCTATTAAAAGGGGTGACACAAAATATACTGCCGTTGATGGCACACCAGAGCTTAAAAAAGCTATTATCAAGAAATTTAAGAGAGAAAATAAACTAAACTACTCTATGGAACAAATAACTGTTGGTACAGGAGGAAAACAAGTTCTTTATAATGCTTTTATGGCTACTCTTAATAAAGGTGATGAAGTAATTATACCAGCACCTTTTTGGGTATCATATCCAGATATGGTTTTGTTAGCTGGAGGAAAACCAAAAATAATTAAATGCACTGAGCAGGAAGGTTTTAAACTTACTCCAAAAAAGTTAAAAAAAGTAATAACTAAAAAAACTAAATGGATTATTTTGAATTCCCCATCTAATCCAACAGGAGCAGGGTATTCAAAAAAAGAGATTTATGATTTAGCTAAAATTTTAATAAGAAATAAAAAAATTTTTATTTTAAGTGACGATATTTATGAACATGTTAGGTATGATAATTTTAATTTTTTTACAATTGCTCAAGTTTCTAAATTAAAAGATAGGACTCTTACAATGAATGGAGTAAGTAAATCATATGCTATGACGGGATGGAGAATAGGCTATGCTGCTGGTCCAAAGGAAATAATAAAAGCTATTAGAAAAATTCAATCACAGTCAACTTCAAATCCGTCTTCAATAAGTCAAGCAGCAGCTGTTGAGGCATTAAATGGAAAACAAGGATTTATAAAAACAAGAGCTAAAGCGTTTAAAGATAGAAGAAACTTTGTTGTTAAAAGCCTTAATAGTATAAAAGGTATAAGTTGTTTAACTCCAAATGGAGCATTTTACGTATTTCCAAGCTGTAAAAGGCTATTAAATAAAAAAACAAAACTTAAAACTGATACTGATTTTGTTCAAAGATTACTTGAAAAACAAAATGTTGCCGTTGTTCAAGGTTCTGCTTTTGGCTTAGATGGTTATTTTAGAATTTCTTATGCTACATCGATGAAAAATTTAAAAAAAGCAATGCTAAGAATTAAATCTTTCTGTGAAGCCTTAAACAAATAA
- the uvrB gene encoding excinuclease ABC subunit UvrB — MENTYQDLITDIQSKNPKISGKLEGGKKFKIKSDFKPAGDQPEAIKKLVNGANKEEFNQVLLGVTGSGKTFTMAKVIEATNRPALILAPNKTLAAQLYGEMKTFFPDNAVEYFVSYYDYYTPEAYVPRSDTYIEKEASINEQIDRMRHSATRSLLERDDVLIVASVSCIYGLGSVEAYSKMTLTLQKNYDYNREQIIKSLVALQYKRNDQNFYRGTFRARGEYLEIFPSHLEDRAWRLSLFGDKLEKIEEFDPLTGDQVRELNLVKVYANSHYITPKPTIEQAILNIRKELEITLKKHKAENKLLEAQRLEERTKFDLEMIEATGSCAGIENYSRFLSGRKPGEPPPTLFEYFPDNTLIFVDECHVTVPQLNGMYKGDRSRKSTLAEYGFRLPSCMDNRPLKFEEWDLMRTQTVFVSATPGPWELEQTKGKFIDQVIRPTGLIDPPVEIRPAKNQVDDLMHECKKVIENNHRVLVTTLTKKMAEDLTEYLHENGIKVRYLHSDIDTLERIEIMRDLRMGVFDVLVGINLLREGLDIPECALVGILDADKEGFLRSETSLIQTIGRAARNVEGKVILYADKETKSIKKAIKETERRRKIQLDYNKKHKIDAKSVKKEISDILESVYEKDYVKISEGSNVGGNLKKHLKALDKKMKEAASNLEFEEAAKIRDEIRKLESTELEITLNPKIRQYDVKNKLYPKGRSTMGMPGTKVTKKRDKKWKHGK, encoded by the coding sequence ATGGAAAATACATATCAAGATTTAATTACAGATATTCAGAGTAAAAACCCAAAAATCAGTGGAAAACTTGAAGGTGGTAAAAAATTTAAAATCAAATCCGATTTTAAACCAGCAGGTGATCAACCAGAGGCCATAAAAAAATTAGTTAATGGTGCAAATAAAGAGGAATTTAATCAAGTATTACTTGGTGTGACTGGGTCTGGAAAAACTTTTACAATGGCAAAAGTAATAGAAGCCACAAATAGACCAGCCTTAATTCTTGCTCCAAACAAAACTCTCGCAGCTCAACTTTATGGAGAGATGAAGACATTCTTTCCTGATAATGCTGTTGAATATTTTGTATCTTATTATGATTACTATACCCCTGAAGCTTATGTACCTAGATCGGACACATACATAGAAAAAGAGGCATCAATTAATGAACAAATAGACAGGATGAGACATTCGGCAACAAGATCTCTTTTGGAAAGAGATGATGTTTTAATTGTAGCCAGTGTATCGTGTATTTATGGTTTAGGCTCTGTTGAGGCTTATAGCAAAATGACCCTAACACTCCAAAAAAACTATGATTATAACAGAGAACAAATAATTAAATCTTTAGTTGCGTTACAATACAAAAGAAATGACCAAAATTTTTATAGAGGTACTTTCAGAGCTCGTGGCGAATATTTAGAAATCTTTCCATCTCATTTAGAAGATAGAGCATGGCGATTAAGCTTATTTGGTGATAAACTAGAAAAAATCGAGGAATTTGATCCACTAACAGGTGACCAAGTAAGAGAATTAAACTTGGTAAAAGTTTACGCAAATAGTCATTACATAACTCCTAAACCAACTATAGAACAGGCAATTTTGAATATAAGAAAAGAATTAGAAATTACTCTTAAAAAACATAAAGCAGAAAATAAATTACTAGAGGCACAAAGATTAGAGGAAAGAACTAAATTTGATCTTGAAATGATTGAGGCAACTGGTTCATGTGCAGGAATTGAAAATTATTCAAGATTTTTGTCTGGAAGAAAACCAGGAGAGCCACCGCCTACTCTTTTTGAATATTTTCCTGATAATACATTAATCTTTGTAGATGAATGTCATGTCACTGTTCCTCAGCTTAATGGAATGTACAAAGGTGATAGATCAAGGAAAAGTACTTTGGCTGAATATGGATTTAGACTTCCGTCTTGTATGGATAATAGACCACTAAAATTTGAGGAATGGGATCTAATGCGAACACAAACTGTATTTGTTTCAGCGACACCAGGACCTTGGGAATTAGAGCAAACTAAAGGTAAATTTATTGATCAAGTTATCAGACCTACGGGATTAATTGATCCCCCAGTGGAAATCAGACCAGCTAAAAATCAAGTTGATGACTTAATGCATGAATGTAAAAAAGTTATAGAAAATAATCATAGAGTATTAGTAACTACACTTACAAAAAAAATGGCTGAAGATCTTACAGAATATCTTCATGAAAATGGCATTAAAGTTAGATACCTGCATTCAGATATAGATACCTTAGAGAGAATTGAAATAATGAGAGATTTAAGAATGGGAGTGTTTGACGTTTTAGTTGGAATAAATCTTTTAAGAGAAGGTTTAGATATACCTGAATGCGCATTAGTTGGCATTTTAGATGCTGACAAAGAAGGTTTTTTAAGATCTGAAACTTCCTTGATCCAAACTATTGGAAGGGCAGCAAGAAATGTAGAGGGTAAGGTGATTTTATATGCTGATAAAGAGACAAAGAGTATTAAAAAAGCAATTAAAGAAACTGAGAGAAGAAGAAAAATCCAGCTCGATTATAATAAAAAACATAAAATAGATGCTAAGTCAGTGAAAAAAGAAATCAGTGATATTTTAGAAAGTGTCTATGAAAAAGACTATGTAAAAATAAGTGAGGGATCTAACGTTGGTGGTAACTTAAAAAAACACCTCAAGGCTCTCGATAAGAAGATGAAGGAAGCTGCTTCAAACCTTGAATTTGAAGAGGCGGCAAAAATAAGAGATGAAATAAGAAAATTGGAAAGCACAGAATTAGAAATAACGTTAAATCCTAAAATAAGACAGTATGATGTTAAAAATAAACTTTATCCAAAAGGAAGATCAACAATGGGTATGCCTGGAACAAAGGTAACTAAAAAAAGAGATAAAAAATGGAAGCACGGAAAATAA
- a CDS encoding SDR family oxidoreductase: MEARKIIITGGATRVGAAIAEKLSGPNVEITIHYNKSKSKAEILKNRLEKFGTKIYLVSGDLSKERDIYKIIKFSKSKMKFFDCLVNNASLFENDKLNNFTSKSWEKHISTNLKAPALLSKEFSKNIRGKNNNIINIVDQRVFKLTPYFFSYTLSKTGLYTLTKTSAMSLSPNIRVNGIAPGPTIKNKRQSEKHFKSQYLATPLKKQVDVIEICNAVDFFLKNRSITGQVIAIDSGQSLNWQTPDIIKGKE; encoded by the coding sequence ATGGAAGCACGGAAAATAATCATTACTGGTGGTGCTACTAGAGTTGGTGCTGCAATAGCTGAGAAATTATCTGGTCCTAACGTAGAAATTACGATTCATTATAATAAATCAAAGTCAAAAGCTGAAATCTTAAAAAATAGATTAGAAAAATTTGGAACAAAAATTTATTTAGTAAGTGGTGATTTAAGTAAAGAGAGGGATATTTATAAAATAATAAAATTCTCAAAGTCAAAAATGAAATTTTTTGACTGTTTAGTAAATAATGCTTCATTGTTTGAAAATGATAAATTGAATAATTTTACCTCAAAAAGCTGGGAAAAACATATTTCAACAAACTTAAAAGCCCCTGCTCTTTTATCAAAAGAATTTTCAAAAAATATTCGAGGGAAAAATAACAATATAATAAATATCGTTGACCAAAGAGTATTTAAACTAACTCCATATTTTTTTTCATATACCTTAAGCAAAACCGGTTTATATACTTTGACCAAAACTAGTGCGATGAGCTTATCACCAAACATAAGGGTTAATGGTATAGCTCCTGGACCAACAATTAAAAATAAAAGACAATCAGAAAAACACTTTAAAAGTCAGTATTTAGCGACTCCGCTTAAAAAACAAGTTGATGTAATTGAGATTTGTAACGCAGTTGACTTTTTTTTAAAAAACAGATCTATTACCGGACAGGTTATAGCTATAGATAGTGGTCAAAGTTTAAACTGGCAAACACCAGACATAATAAAAGGGAAAGAATGA
- a CDS encoding dihydroneopterin aldolase has protein sequence MKKNNLKIVKIDKSKNLFNYEKKILINELILDLKLGYYDFEKEKPQKVKFSLEIDYQDKKPSNDKDIKSIVNYSTIVKLITKLVKKKHYNFLETLAESVFDELFKDKRIAKIMLKIEKMEILKECSSVGIQITKKRSHDKF, from the coding sequence ATGAAAAAAAATAATCTTAAAATTGTAAAGATTGATAAGTCTAAAAATCTATTTAATTATGAAAAAAAAATACTTATTAATGAACTTATTTTGGATTTAAAACTAGGTTATTATGATTTTGAAAAAGAAAAACCTCAAAAAGTAAAATTTAGTCTTGAAATTGATTATCAAGATAAAAAGCCTTCAAATGATAAGGACATTAAATCTATTGTAAATTATAGTACAATTGTAAAACTTATTACAAAACTGGTTAAAAAAAAGCATTACAATTTCCTAGAAACTTTAGCAGAATCTGTTTTTGATGAATTATTCAAAGATAAAAGGATTGCAAAAATAATGCTTAAAATTGAGAAAATGGAGATTTTAAAAGAATGTTCATCAGTTGGTATTCAAATTACCAAAAAAAGAAGTCATGATAAGTTCTGA
- the uvrC gene encoding excinuclease ABC subunit UvrC — protein sequence MISSETGKEVIKKELPLIPKLPGVYRMLNEKGDILYVGKAKNLPNRLKSYVVEKNHIIRTERMLSQTRKLEITTTSNESEALLLEANLIKKYKPKFNILLRDDKSFPFIFIGNKDQWPQIKRHRGKKTKEGFYFGPFASAGSANWTIKMIQKIFHLRVCDDTVFKNRQRPCILYQIKRCSGPCVGYIEKDEYKKTVDDAIEFVSGKSRKIQKNLSELMEKASENLDFEKAVILRDRIKSLNIIQSSQRINEANLIEADVIAGYKESGKTCIQVFFYRSKQNWGNQAFFPKHDPDEKLSDILNSFVSQFYENKSVPSSIILSEEIKEKILVEKTLSQKEEKQINISVAKKGSKLKVIHQAIKNAKDSLNRKLYESQNNKELFDSVASKFNLETSINLIEVYDNSHIQGTNSVGALIAYGDEGFIKKRYRKFNIKLKQNEQDDYGMMREVLNRRFKRAIQEKDNYLTFPDLVLVDGGKGQYSVARETLNELGLHDLPIIAMAKGKLRNSGNETFFHNGKEFKFEKNDPTLFFLQRIRDESHRFAISAHRAKRKKGISKSLLDQIEGIGSIRKRALLNHFGSARAVESASLDEIKSVEGVEAKVAKKIYNFFHE from the coding sequence ATGATAAGTTCTGAAACCGGAAAAGAAGTAATAAAAAAAGAACTACCTTTAATTCCTAAACTGCCAGGTGTTTACAGAATGCTTAACGAAAAAGGTGATATCCTTTATGTTGGAAAAGCAAAAAATTTACCTAACAGACTTAAAAGCTATGTTGTGGAGAAAAATCATATAATAAGGACTGAAAGAATGTTGTCTCAAACAAGAAAGCTTGAGATAACAACTACTTCAAATGAGAGCGAAGCATTATTACTTGAAGCTAATTTAATCAAAAAATATAAACCAAAATTTAATATCCTTCTAAGAGATGATAAATCTTTTCCATTCATTTTTATTGGAAATAAAGATCAATGGCCACAAATTAAAAGACACAGAGGGAAGAAAACAAAAGAAGGATTTTATTTTGGACCATTTGCATCAGCTGGTTCAGCTAATTGGACTATAAAGATGATACAAAAAATTTTTCACTTAAGAGTTTGCGATGATACTGTTTTTAAAAATAGACAACGTCCATGTATTTTATATCAAATTAAAAGATGCTCAGGTCCATGTGTAGGTTATATAGAAAAAGATGAATATAAAAAAACTGTGGATGACGCAATAGAATTTGTTTCTGGAAAATCAAGAAAGATACAAAAAAATCTTTCAGAACTAATGGAAAAAGCAAGTGAAAATTTAGATTTTGAAAAAGCAGTAATCTTAAGAGATCGAATAAAATCTTTAAATATTATTCAATCGTCTCAAAGAATTAATGAAGCAAATTTAATTGAGGCAGACGTAATTGCTGGGTATAAAGAGTCTGGAAAAACATGTATTCAAGTTTTTTTTTATCGATCAAAGCAAAACTGGGGAAATCAAGCTTTTTTTCCAAAACACGATCCTGATGAAAAACTTAGTGATATATTAAACTCATTTGTTTCTCAATTTTATGAAAACAAAAGTGTACCCTCATCAATAATACTATCAGAAGAAATAAAGGAAAAAATTTTAGTCGAGAAAACTCTTTCTCAAAAAGAGGAAAAGCAAATTAACATTTCAGTTGCCAAAAAAGGCTCAAAGTTAAAAGTTATTCATCAAGCAATTAAAAATGCCAAAGATAGTTTAAATAGAAAGCTTTATGAGAGTCAAAATAATAAAGAACTATTTGATTCAGTAGCAAGCAAATTTAATCTTGAGACAAGTATTAATCTTATAGAGGTTTATGACAATAGTCATATTCAGGGAACAAATAGTGTCGGAGCTTTAATTGCTTATGGCGATGAGGGATTTATTAAAAAGAGATACAGAAAATTTAATATCAAACTTAAACAAAATGAACAAGATGACTATGGGATGATGCGAGAAGTGTTAAATAGAAGATTCAAGAGAGCTATCCAAGAAAAAGATAATTACCTCACTTTTCCTGACTTAGTGCTCGTTGATGGTGGAAAAGGTCAGTACTCGGTCGCTAGAGAAACTTTAAATGAACTAGGACTTCATGATTTACCAATTATAGCGATGGCTAAGGGGAAGTTAAGAAATAGTGGAAATGAAACCTTTTTTCATAATGGCAAAGAGTTTAAATTTGAAAAAAATGACCCCACTCTTTTCTTTCTACAAAGAATAAGAGATGAATCTCATAGATTTGCTATTAGTGCTCATAGAGCTAAAAGAAAAAAAGGAATAAGCAAGTCATTGTTAGATCAGATTGAAGGTATTGGTTCTATTAGAAAAAGAGCTTTATTAAATCATTTTGGTTCAGCACGGGCTGTTGAGTCTGCTAGTCTTGATGAGATAAAATCAGTTGAGGGTGTTGAGGCAAAAGTTGCAAAAAAGATATATAACTTTTTTCATGAATAA
- the pgsA gene encoding CDP-diacylglycerol--glycerol-3-phosphate 3-phosphatidyltransferase: MLKKIPNILTIGRILIVPFFVLSFYLPGFYGDLTALILFIVASFTDFLDGMLARFLGEESKLGELLDPIADKIIVATALILLVMDGTIRNYEVIAAIIILTREILISGLREFLAKGKIKLPVSNLAKLKTILQMVSIALLLSGETGNKIINFQDYNAQTIGMILLWLSAALTLFTGYEYMRKGIDHAISEDSKD; the protein is encoded by the coding sequence ATGCTTAAAAAAATACCAAATATTTTGACTATTGGAAGGATATTAATTGTTCCTTTTTTTGTATTGTCTTTTTACTTGCCTGGATTTTACGGGGATTTAACAGCTTTAATTTTATTTATAGTTGCATCTTTCACAGATTTTTTAGATGGAATGTTAGCCAGATTTCTTGGGGAAGAGTCAAAGCTTGGGGAATTACTAGATCCAATAGCAGATAAGATTATTGTTGCAACTGCTCTTATACTTTTGGTAATGGATGGCACTATTAGAAATTATGAAGTAATAGCTGCGATCATTATCTTAACTCGAGAAATATTGATTTCAGGATTAAGAGAATTTTTAGCTAAAGGAAAAATTAAATTACCAGTTTCAAATTTAGCAAAATTGAAAACTATATTACAAATGGTTTCTATAGCTCTTTTGTTGTCAGGTGAAACTGGAAATAAAATTATTAATTTTCAAGACTATAATGCCCAAACTATTGGCATGATTCTCCTATGGCTTTCGGCTGCTTTAACTCTTTTCACTGGTTATGAATATATGCGAAAGGGAATTGATCACGCAATTTCAGAGGATAGCAAAGATTAG
- a CDS encoding branched-chain amino acid aminotransferase: MIPYDKRSGKIWYNDELVDWSDVKVHVLSHGLHYASCVFEGERVYDGSIFKLEEHTSRFFYSARRMGFEIPYSEAEINAASNSIIKNQKVENGYVRPVAWRGSEMMAISAQQTKIHVAIATWEWGSYFDPKLKVEGIKLNISNWRRPAPNTIPWDTKASGLYMICTLSKHEAEKNGYTDSLMLDHEGNIAEATGANIFFKDKNGELHTPVPDSFLDGITRRTVIEIAKSKNIKVNERKINPKELQDFVGCFLTGTAAEVTPVSCIADNEFKVCDLIIGLNESYQQLVRKKKAA; the protein is encoded by the coding sequence ATGATACCTTACGATAAAAGATCTGGTAAAATATGGTACAATGACGAATTAGTAGATTGGTCAGATGTTAAAGTGCATGTTTTAAGTCATGGATTACATTATGCTAGCTGTGTTTTTGAAGGAGAAAGAGTTTATGATGGCTCAATCTTTAAACTAGAGGAGCATACTTCAAGATTTTTTTACTCAGCAAGGCGAATGGGATTCGAAATACCTTATTCTGAAGCGGAAATTAACGCTGCTTCAAATTCTATAATAAAAAATCAAAAAGTTGAAAATGGGTACGTGAGACCAGTAGCCTGGAGAGGAAGTGAAATGATGGCAATCTCTGCTCAACAAACAAAAATTCATGTTGCAATTGCGACCTGGGAATGGGGTTCGTATTTTGACCCAAAATTAAAAGTTGAGGGAATTAAATTGAATATTTCAAATTGGAGGAGGCCAGCTCCCAATACAATTCCATGGGATACAAAAGCTTCAGGTCTATATATGATATGTACACTTTCAAAACATGAAGCTGAAAAAAATGGTTATACAGACTCTTTAATGTTAGATCATGAAGGTAATATTGCTGAGGCAACTGGGGCAAATATTTTTTTCAAAGATAAGAATGGTGAGCTTCATACACCTGTTCCAGATTCTTTTCTGGACGGAATTACAAGAAGAACAGTAATTGAAATTGCAAAATCTAAAAATATCAAAGTTAATGAAAGAAAAATTAATCCTAAAGAATTACAGGATTTTGTTGGATGTTTTTTAACAGGGACTGCAGCAGAAGTGACTCCTGTGTCGTGTATTGCTGATAATGAATTTAAAGTTTGTGATTTAATAATTGGTTTAAACGAAAGTTATCAGCAACTAGTTAGAAAAAAGAAAGCAGCCTAA
- a CDS encoding MarR family winged helix-turn-helix transcriptional regulator: MKELLYLKDEQLKHLIEKLFISYRETFSDSKKILNKYHIGLAHQKTIHLISMYEGISISELMRKLKVSKQSLNRVLKDLIKLEIIFFNKDDNDTRIKHIFLNEKGKKIFKEIFEIQKKRIYNALLNSSSQEVLNFDEVLNRIING; the protein is encoded by the coding sequence ATGAAAGAGCTTTTATATTTAAAAGATGAACAATTAAAACATTTAATTGAAAAATTATTTATCAGTTATAGAGAAACTTTTTCAGACTCAAAAAAAATTCTCAATAAATATCATATTGGTTTAGCCCATCAAAAAACTATTCATTTAATATCTATGTATGAGGGAATATCGATTTCAGAACTTATGAGAAAACTTAAAGTATCAAAGCAAAGTTTAAATAGAGTTTTAAAAGACTTAATTAAACTTGAGATAATTTTTTTTAATAAAGATGATAATGATACAAGAATTAAGCATATTTTTCTAAATGAAAAAGGAAAAAAAATTTTTAAAGAGATTTTTGAAATACAAAAAAAAAGAATTTATAACGCATTACTAAATTCAAGCTCTCAGGAAGTTCTTAATTTTGATGAAGTTTTAAATAGAATAATAAATGGATAA